A stretch of DNA from Aspergillus flavus chromosome 3, complete sequence:
CTTTGTGGTGGAGTATTCTGTCTTTGTCTCCCCGTTTGTGAAATTTAGGGACTCGCCAATGGGACAACTTCCAGTATTGCTAGCCCGTATGCATAGTTGGATAGGACTTTTCACGCTACCAACGAGTAGGTGCGCAATTTAATGAAATGCAAGATGAAATCCATTATGAACTTGGGTCACACAACCAATGATGTGAGCATCCAAGTTACCGCAATCGAgggtatgtatatacagtatCTTCCCAACGCCCTGCTCCGAATACCAAACCAACGCCATATATCTTCGACACTCATCCGTTCCAGATGGGGCTATCTGTACAATGGAGTAGTGGTTCAGGACAGAAGCTCATCAACGTATGCCCTCtgtttgatatcatcctTGTGTTTGAGTAGCACGGCCAAGACCTCAATTGGGGGGTTGAGATTCAAAGAATTCGCGCGTCTCCATCGCTTCAACCGAGCAATTCCAATGCAAGGCTAGATATCAGTCAGCTAGTCGTTCTCCTTGAGCACCAGAGAATGTTGGGCTCCTTAGAACTTATGATGGACTAAGCGAACGTACCCCAAATTGACTGGAAAGATCGAAATGTCGCAGGATCTTCTCATGTAGGGTGAGATCTTGCTGGTGAACTGGCATGCATACTGTTAGCGTTTGACTCTGCAACGTGTAGCTATGATCGGAAATGAATCGGGTGAACACTAACACCGAGgtccccttctcttctcttcctctttcctccAGTATTGTTGTAAGTCCTTCTCAGTAATTTTGATGGccttttcgtcttctttcGACAACGGCTGTTCAATCTCCGCTTGCGCTTGTTGCCTCA
This window harbors:
- a CDS encoding putative DNA polymerase delta subunit 4 (unnamed protein product), which codes for MPPTRRRGGRATATRSNQATLSFGSKSRVTKPSATPTQTQKTKDLEPVIASISEKVPEPEQVSVTPTEPSQPHVAELAVRQQAQAEIEQPLSKEDEKAIKITEKDLQQYWRKEEEKRRGPRFHQQDLTLHEKILRHFDLSSQFGPCIGIARLKRWRRANSLNLNPPIEVLAVLLKHKDDIKQRAYVDELLS